The following proteins are co-located in the Myxocyprinus asiaticus isolate MX2 ecotype Aquarium Trade chromosome 44, UBuf_Myxa_2, whole genome shotgun sequence genome:
- the LOC127434325 gene encoding somatomedin-B and thrombospondin type-1 domain-containing protein-like isoform X2, whose translation MGLLSVEQNVLLFVTVLFGKYRYTEGGCSGRCCQGTDLTCFTTDWRMDHVYGMCYCDERCVKTKDCCFDYPVECPAQPCVVSDWSHWSGCAQLCQPSFRVRRRSIERGPRNSIQVCPRLEEQAGCMEYQNHNGQFCAQTQGAAFITTMEYSKGRVHDLYGTPLDAGFCMEFKMESLTQQCMVENRPFTRWMQYLREGYTVCVACQSPAMSNYSRSCQGDGNLAERDELLHWQAVGSPHCRGTWRKVQRLEHCSCPQVHSFIFI comes from the exons ATGGGGTTGTTGTCAGTGGAGCAGAATGTCTTGCTGTTTGTGACCGTTCTGTTTGGGAAATACCGCTATACTGAAGGGGGATGTTCAGGAAGGTGCTGCCAAGGGACAGATCTCACCTGTTTTACCACAGACTGGAGGATGGACCATGTCTATGGGATGTGTTATTGTGATGAGAGGTGTGTAAAGACTAAAGACTGTTGCTTTGACTACCCAGTAGAGTGCCCAG CCCAGCCATGTGTAGTGAGCGATTGGAGTCACTGGAGCGGGTGTGCCCAGCTCTGCCAGCCCTCATTCCGCGTCCGGAGACGGAGCATTGAGAGAGGGCCCAGAAACAGCATTCAGGTCTGTCcgaggctggaggaacaggcaGGCTGCATGGAGTATCAGAACCACAACGGGCAGTTTTGTGCTCAGACGCAAG GAGCAGCATTTATAACCACAATGGAGTACAGCAAAGGCAGAGTACATGATTTGTATGGGACCCCGCTGGATGCTGG ATTCTGTATGGAGTTCAAGATGGAGTCTCTGACACAACAGTGCATGGTGGAGAATCGGCCCTTTACTCGCTGGATGCAGTACTTGCGGGAAGGCTATACTGTCTGCGTGGCCTGTCAATCTCCTGCCATGAGCAATTACAGCCGGAGTTGCCAAGGAGATGGTAACCTAGCTGAGAG GGATGAGCTTCTACACTGGCAGGCGGTGGGAAGTCCTCACTgcagaggaacatggaggaaaGTACAAAGACTGGAGCACTGCTCCTGCCCACAAGTGCAcagcttcattttcatttaa
- the LOC127434325 gene encoding somatomedin-B and thrombospondin type-1 domain-containing protein-like isoform X1 — MGLLSVEQNVLLFVTVLFGKYRYTEGGCSGRCCQGTDLTCFTTDWRMDHVYGMCYCDERCVKTKDCCFDYPVECPAQPCVVSDWSHWSGCAQLCQPSFRVRRRSIERGPRNSIQVCPRLEEQAGCMEYQNHNGQFCAQTQGAAFITTMEYSKGRVHDLYGTPLDAGFCMEFKMESLTQQCMVENRPFTRWMQYLREGYTVCVACQSPAMSNYSRSCQGDGNLAESRDELLHWQAVGSPHCRGTWRKVQRLEHCSCPQVHSFIFI; from the exons ATGGGGTTGTTGTCAGTGGAGCAGAATGTCTTGCTGTTTGTGACCGTTCTGTTTGGGAAATACCGCTATACTGAAGGGGGATGTTCAGGAAGGTGCTGCCAAGGGACAGATCTCACCTGTTTTACCACAGACTGGAGGATGGACCATGTCTATGGGATGTGTTATTGTGATGAGAGGTGTGTAAAGACTAAAGACTGTTGCTTTGACTACCCAGTAGAGTGCCCAG CCCAGCCATGTGTAGTGAGCGATTGGAGTCACTGGAGCGGGTGTGCCCAGCTCTGCCAGCCCTCATTCCGCGTCCGGAGACGGAGCATTGAGAGAGGGCCCAGAAACAGCATTCAGGTCTGTCcgaggctggaggaacaggcaGGCTGCATGGAGTATCAGAACCACAACGGGCAGTTTTGTGCTCAGACGCAAG GAGCAGCATTTATAACCACAATGGAGTACAGCAAAGGCAGAGTACATGATTTGTATGGGACCCCGCTGGATGCTGG ATTCTGTATGGAGTTCAAGATGGAGTCTCTGACACAACAGTGCATGGTGGAGAATCGGCCCTTTACTCGCTGGATGCAGTACTTGCGGGAAGGCTATACTGTCTGCGTGGCCTGTCAATCTCCTGCCATGAGCAATTACAGCCGGAGTTGCCAAGGAGATGGTAACCTAGCTGAGAG CAGGGATGAGCTTCTACACTGGCAGGCGGTGGGAAGTCCTCACTgcagaggaacatggaggaaaGTACAAAGACTGGAGCACTGCTCCTGCCCACAAGTGCAcagcttcattttcatttaa
- the LOC127434314 gene encoding telomeric repeat-binding factor 1-like — MNMESESHEMISSTTDKTDFVEVEGVVKSWMIDFYFASLCRLFKDRSDNFGNTLKIFEAIVDEQHQSCSYRWDDPSQRTICCFLARVLDGENLDVHYDQNPKITPMMSALPVWESLEDLVSDASLHAKIRTLLIVQCVAVCLRNGNSQMAKDTLQWLETETQLPEKLQGKLTTIVKKKDAYDQLLMKFTYSQLLESIDIFLNTFLQDRSSDFLLEAASKVVQARHEKSEKTSSEQDSDVKASSSPESNDPKENEEQVDPLVPNIRPKKKLFSKQSHELWKPETVKKKQTKLRRTSICRVSRRSNAASVLQSDISATTRTRRMWTYKEDMGLKAGVRKHGEGKWAMILNEFEFENRTSVMLKDRWRTLKKLEKV; from the exons atgaacatggagagcGAGTCACATGAGATGATCTCGAGTACAACTGATAAAACAGATTTCGTCGAGGTGGAGGGTGTCGTTAAATCATGGATGATTGATTTTTACTTCGCGTCGTTATGTCGACTCTTCAAAGATAGATCTGACAACTTCGGCAATACTCTGAAAATATTTGAAG CGATAGTGGATGAGCAGCATCAGTCATGTTCATACAGATGGGATGATCCCTCTCAGAGAACCATCTGCTGTTTCCTCGCCAGAGTGTTGGATGGGGAAAACCTGG ATGTTCATTATGATCAAAACCCTAAAATCACCCCAATGATGTCAGCACTGCCGGTTTGGGAGTCATTGGAGGATCTTGTGTCTGATGCTTCTTTACATGCTAAGATCAGGACTCTATTGATTGTTCAG TGTGTTGCTGTGTGTTTGAGGAATGGGAATTCACAGATGGCAAAGGATACCCTGCAATGGCTGGAGACAGAGACTCAGTTACCAGAG AAGCTACAAGGAAAGTTAACCACCATTGTGAAAAAGAAGGATGCTTATGACCAACTCCTGATGAAATTTACCTACAGTCAGCTATTGGAAAGCATTGACATATTCCTCAACACATTTCTCCAGGACCGTTCTTCTGATTTCTTACTGGAA GCAGCATCAAAAGTGGTCCAAGCACGTCATGAGAAATCGGAGAAAACCTCCTCTGAACAGGACAGTGATGTGAAGGCATCATCCAGCCCAGAGTCCAACGACCCAAAAGA GAATGAGGAACAGGTGGATCCACTTGTGCCAAATATCAG ACCCAAAAAGAAACTTTTCTCAAAACAAAGTCACGAGCTGTGGAAACCAGAAACCGTGAAGAAAAAGCAAACCAAGCTCAGGAGAACCTCCATTTGTA GGGTTTCCAGGAGGAGTAATGCCGCTTCAGTATTACAAAGCGATATCAGTGCAACAACGCGAACCAGGAGG ATGTGGACTTACAAAGAAGATATGGGGCTTAAAGCAGGTGTGAGGAAGCACGGGGAGGGGAAGTGGGCCATGATCCTGAATGAGTTTGAGTTTGAGAACCGGACCAGTGTCATGCTCAAAGACAGGTGGAGAACCCTGAAGAAACTGGAAAAGGTCTGA